The nucleotide window TGGAAGAGCGCCGGATTGAAAAACAGGGCATCACCCGTGTCGAGCGCAGTCTGCACCATATGCTTGTGGAAAAAGTCGACAAATTCGGGTTGGCGGTAGGCTATATAGCCATGATCAAATTGCTGAGAGAATGGTAGGAGCTGAGTGGGGCCAGAAGCCAGAGGCATTGGTGTGTGGGCCACAGCTCCCTGCAATGTGAGCATTGCTGAGGCAATCTGGGAGATGATAGGAAATCTGGAAGCCGTTCGTTCGGACTGGAAGCCGAGGTCTTTGAAGAATCAGTTCCGGACCTTGGATGATCAAAACGCACTCACGATAGTCTCGGTGCGGTTGCTGCGCTTTACCCCCAGGACGTACGACATTGACTTGCGCGGTGAGTTGGTATCCGGGACCAAGCCATGCTTCTGAAACCATATCTCTTGTCGCATCAGCAAGGCTCTACGGAGAGCGAACTCACAATAGCACATTTGAGTAATACTCCACAAAGCTCCTTGGATCTGCTACTGCGTGTTTTTGGAAGGAATTCCAAATTCGGTCGTTGTTTCCCGCCGTAGCAAAGTGATCCCCTTTTGCTCCGTCCCGCTCTGACTCGATGATCTTGTTTAGCACACCGTTCGTTCTTTGTATGAGGTCGAGGTCTATCACAAATTTCCGTATCACTAGGACACCGGGTCCGGTCGCTAAACATCTATGTATCTCCGCCATAATGTCGTCTCTCGACTGATTGCCACTAGCAATGAGATGGCGAAGTCGGTCACCCGAATACACCACTGCGTTGTGGGCGATCTCGTTGGACAAAGGATAGTCGGAGTGTTCAGTTGCCTGACCACCTGGTCTCACTCAGTCAGGGATAGTAGTTCATAAGAGTAATATGCGTCTGCTTACATATCTGAG belongs to Cryptococcus gattii WM276 chromosome I, complete sequence and includes:
- a CDS encoding uncharacterized protein (Similar to TIGR gene model, XP_572485.1) codes for the protein MRAYLRKLVSQNSVRSRSWTPSRPLSGRAPAVGSQFSPVGLRVQPSSRLMDPFSSEELNRFTQICGQATEHSDYPLSNEIAHNAVVYSGDRLRHLIASGNQSRDDIMAEIHRCLATGPGVLVIRKFVIDLDLIQRTNGVLNKIIESERDGAKGDHFATAGNNDRIWNSFQKHAVADPRSFVEYYSNVLLDMVSEAWLGPGYQLTAQVNVVRPGGKAQQPHRDYHLGFQSERTASRFPIISQIASAMLTLQGAVAHTPMPLASGPTQLLPFSQQFDHGYIAYRQPEFVDFFHKHMVQTALDTGDALFFNPALFHAAGDNNTKDLHRMGNLLQVSACWSKPMETVDRNAIIRATWPDVKDYIANTQGGLDSPSSQALLKAICDGYSFPTNLDKDPPPADSHCPETQLDRVTRGVAEKWSGDTLNQALDELAAKRAA